A single region of the Hoeflea prorocentri genome encodes:
- a CDS encoding LysR family transcriptional regulator translates to MNWDDVRIFLAVARAGQILAASRRLELNHATVGRRVSALEASLGSKLLIRRTNGCDLTPEGEAFLHAAERMEAEMLSARASVGMTDMDVSGTVRIGATDGYGVSFLSPRLGKLAARYPGLKIQLVPVPQSFSLSRREADILITVDRPDAGRLITRKLVDYTLALFASKTYAAEHGLPESEEALKQHRLIGYVEDLIISPQLHYRSEFARNWESDFEISAVLGQVEAVRAGAGIGILHTFLARPHKDLVPVLPKRRVERSYWIVYHENLRDIRRVKAVVDFIAEETDQSRDKFV, encoded by the coding sequence ATGAACTGGGACGACGTCAGAATTTTCCTCGCCGTCGCGCGGGCCGGTCAAATCCTTGCCGCCTCGCGCCGGCTGGAACTCAACCACGCGACCGTCGGACGCCGGGTGAGCGCGCTGGAAGCGTCACTCGGCTCAAAACTGCTGATCCGGCGAACCAATGGCTGCGACCTGACGCCGGAGGGCGAAGCCTTTCTCCACGCAGCCGAACGTATGGAAGCGGAAATGCTGTCGGCGCGCGCCTCCGTCGGCATGACGGATATGGATGTTTCCGGCACGGTGCGGATCGGCGCGACGGATGGCTACGGAGTTTCGTTCCTGTCGCCGCGCCTCGGCAAGCTGGCGGCGCGCTATCCGGGCCTGAAGATACAGCTTGTGCCCGTGCCGCAAAGTTTTTCCCTGTCGCGCCGGGAAGCCGATATTCTGATTACCGTGGACCGGCCGGATGCCGGCCGACTGATCACCCGCAAACTGGTCGACTATACGCTGGCGCTCTTTGCATCGAAGACCTATGCCGCCGAACACGGATTGCCGGAAAGCGAAGAGGCGCTCAAACAGCACCGCCTTATCGGCTATGTAGAAGACCTCATCATCTCACCGCAATTGCACTACCGCTCCGAGTTCGCACGCAACTGGGAGTCGGATTTCGAGATATCGGCCGTCCTCGGTCAGGTCGAGGCGGTCCGGGCCGGCGCGGGCATCGGCATCCTGCACACGTTCCTTGCCCGGCCCCACAAGGACCTTGTTCCGGTCCTGCCGAAAAGACGCGTCGAGCGGAGCTACTGGATCGTCTATCACGAGAACCTGCGCGATATCCGAAGGGTCAAGGCCGTGGTTGATTTCATCGCGGAGGAGACGGATCAGTCGAGAGATAAATTCGTTTGA
- a CDS encoding carboxynorspermidine decarboxylase — protein MVGNHNFVRLDTSHLPSPCHVIDLVRLEDNLKLLKRVADESGAEVLLALKAFSCFAVAELISKYLAGTAASGLYEARLGKTRFGGQMHAYVPGLRDEDVDELLTHADHLILNSLGQWHRFRGRLEARPGKSFGLRVNPGHNEVENPLYDPCAPWSRLGAPASGLKAEDLEGLSGIHIHMLCDHDYDAFDRMLDAVETNCGHLFGSIDWINLGGGLLVTEDNFPANKLICRLQEFRSRTGLHVILEPGTAVALHAGALVSEVLDRSTNVGAFAIMDTSATCHMPDVIEAPFTPDVLGAQTLPRETEPRPDIPDIVRLGGPTCLAGDIIGTYRFKNPPKVGDRLVFLDLAYYTMVKATTFNGTHLPALALWDSATDTLDVVRTFSYKDFESRLS, from the coding sequence GTGGTCGGCAACCACAATTTTGTGCGTCTCGACACGTCCCACCTGCCAAGCCCCTGTCATGTGATCGACCTGGTGCGGCTTGAGGACAATCTCAAGCTTTTAAAACGGGTTGCTGATGAAAGCGGTGCCGAGGTCCTGTTGGCTCTCAAGGCCTTTTCCTGTTTCGCCGTTGCGGAGCTGATTTCAAAATATCTTGCCGGAACCGCTGCAAGCGGGCTCTATGAGGCCCGTCTCGGCAAGACCCGGTTTGGCGGTCAAATGCACGCCTATGTGCCGGGCCTGAGGGATGAGGATGTCGACGAACTGCTGACCCATGCGGATCATCTGATCTTGAACTCATTGGGCCAGTGGCATCGCTTTCGAGGCCGACTGGAGGCAAGGCCGGGCAAGTCCTTCGGTCTGCGGGTCAATCCCGGCCACAACGAAGTGGAAAACCCGCTCTATGATCCCTGCGCGCCCTGGTCGAGGCTGGGCGCCCCGGCATCCGGGCTGAAGGCTGAAGACCTTGAAGGCCTGTCCGGCATTCACATTCACATGTTGTGCGACCATGACTATGACGCCTTTGACCGGATGCTGGATGCGGTTGAAACAAACTGCGGACATCTCTTCGGCAGCATTGACTGGATCAACCTTGGCGGTGGGTTGCTTGTCACTGAGGATAATTTCCCGGCTAATAAATTAATATGTCGGCTACAGGAATTCAGATCCCGAACCGGTCTCCACGTTATACTCGAACCGGGAACTGCTGTTGCCTTGCATGCTGGGGCGCTTGTGTCCGAGGTGCTCGACCGCAGCACCAATGTGGGCGCGTTTGCGATCATGGACACATCGGCCACCTGCCATATGCCGGATGTCATCGAAGCGCCGTTCACGCCGGACGTTCTGGGCGCGCAAACCCTGCCGCGAGAGACAGAGCCACGCCCGGATATCCCGGACATCGTCCGCCTCGGCGGCCCGACCTGTCTGGCAGGCGATATCATCGGCACCTATCGTTTCAAGAACCCGCCGAAAGTCGGAGACCGTCTCGTTTTCCTGGATCTTGCCTATTACACTATGGTCAAAGCGACGACCTTTAACGGCACGCACCTTCCTGCGCTGGCCCTGTGGGACAGTGCGACGGACACACTGGATGTCGTGCGAACCTTTTCCTACAAGGATTTCGAGAGCCGTCTCTCGTAG
- a CDS encoding saccharopine dehydrogenase family protein produces the protein MAKPNLLIVGAGGVGQVTANKAVQFRDDFGTITLAARNADKLNRIATEICGRWAGGEQVLSVRTLDARNLDEMIALIRDLDAGLVLNVASSYCNRTILDACLETGANYLDTALAEDEFIENIEAPWYSYIEWPRRPKFAERKISAFLGMGFDPGVVNIFCAYGRKHLLDEIDTIDIIDVNAGSHGRYFATNFDADINLREIREDAITWEDKAWKTIPRHSHWMDVSLPEVGTHRVYSMGHDEIQSLAVNFPDTHRITFWMGFGEHYLNVFNVLDNLGLTSSVPVEVDGVKVAPNRLVKALLPDPASLAEGYTGKICIGVELRGRKDGKEKRFFIWSNCDHQENFREVGSQSISYSTGIPVITAARLIANGTWNPQTMVHVEELDPDPFMALMPDVGIAWQMQELPLDGSWPYPAEV, from the coding sequence ATGGCAAAGCCCAACCTGTTGATTGTCGGCGCCGGCGGCGTCGGTCAGGTCACCGCCAACAAGGCGGTCCAGTTCCGGGATGATTTCGGAACCATTACCCTGGCGGCGCGCAATGCGGACAAGCTGAACCGCATCGCAACCGAGATTTGCGGGCGCTGGGCCGGCGGCGAACAGGTGCTTTCGGTGCGCACCTTGGATGCCCGCAATCTTGATGAGATGATCGCCCTTATCCGCGATCTCGATGCCGGGCTCGTGCTCAACGTCGCCTCATCCTATTGCAACAGGACGATCCTGGATGCCTGTCTGGAAACGGGCGCGAATTATCTCGACACGGCGCTGGCCGAGGACGAGTTTATCGAGAACATTGAAGCGCCCTGGTATTCCTATATCGAGTGGCCGCGCCGGCCGAAATTTGCGGAGAGGAAAATCAGCGCTTTTCTCGGCATGGGGTTTGATCCGGGTGTCGTCAATATCTTCTGCGCTTACGGGCGCAAGCACCTTCTGGACGAGATCGACACAATCGACATCATCGACGTGAATGCCGGCAGCCATGGACGCTACTTCGCCACCAATTTCGATGCCGACATCAACCTGCGGGAAATCCGCGAAGATGCGATCACCTGGGAAGACAAGGCCTGGAAAACCATACCGCGACATTCGCACTGGATGGATGTTTCGCTGCCCGAGGTCGGCACGCACCGGGTCTATTCCATGGGCCATGACGAGATCCAGTCGCTGGCGGTCAATTTCCCGGATACGCACCGCATCACCTTCTGGATGGGATTTGGCGAACATTATCTCAATGTCTTCAACGTTCTGGACAATCTTGGTCTCACCTCATCCGTGCCCGTCGAGGTCGATGGGGTGAAGGTCGCGCCGAACCGGCTGGTCAAGGCGCTGCTGCCCGATCCCGCATCGTTGGCGGAAGGCTATACCGGCAAGATCTGCATCGGTGTCGAACTGCGCGGGCGCAAGGACGGCAAGGAGAAACGTTTTTTCATCTGGTCGAACTGCGATCACCAGGAAAATTTCCGCGAGGTCGGCAGCCAGTCGATTTCCTATTCGACCGGGATACCGGTGATCACGGCGGCGCGTCTGATCGCGAACGGCACCTGGAACCCGCAGACGATGGTGCATGTTGAGGAGCTCGACCCTGATCCGTTCATGGCGCTGATGCCGGACGTGGGAATTGCATGGCAAATGCAAGAGCTTCCGCTCGACGGCAGTTGGCCCTATCCGGCCGAGGTGTGA
- a CDS encoding orotate phosphoribosyltransferase encodes MFTNTYPDRALTAELVAKMLVEIEAVHFRADEPYTFTSGLASPVYIDCRKLISFPRIRSAIMDFAVGTIMREAGFERFDGVAGGETAGIPFAAWISERMGLPMQYIRKKPKGFGRDAQIEGEMPEGSRVILVEDLTTDGGSKIKFADAIRKTGATIDHTFAIFYYDIFKDAPERLRQNGLELHYLATWWDVLALSRKNGYFDEKTNTEVEAFLNAPLEWSSRNGGISELPERP; translated from the coding sequence ATGTTCACAAATACATACCCCGACAGGGCGCTGACAGCCGAGCTGGTCGCCAAGATGCTGGTTGAAATCGAGGCCGTCCATTTCCGCGCAGACGAGCCCTATACGTTTACATCGGGTCTTGCGAGCCCGGTCTATATCGACTGCCGCAAACTCATTTCTTTTCCGCGCATCCGCTCGGCGATCATGGATTTCGCCGTCGGCACGATCATGCGCGAGGCTGGCTTCGAGCGCTTTGACGGCGTTGCCGGCGGCGAGACGGCGGGCATTCCCTTCGCCGCCTGGATATCGGAACGCATGGGCCTGCCCATGCAATATATCCGTAAAAAACCGAAAGGCTTCGGGCGCGATGCGCAGATCGAAGGAGAGATGCCCGAGGGCAGCCGGGTCATCCTCGTCGAGGATCTGACGACGGACGGTGGAAGCAAGATCAAGTTCGCCGATGCGATCCGTAAAACCGGGGCCACCATCGATCACACTTTCGCGATCTTCTACTACGACATCTTCAAGGATGCGCCGGAACGGCTGCGGCAAAACGGCCTGGAATTGCATTATCTCGCAACCTGGTGGGACGTGCTGGCGCTGTCGCGGAAAAACGGCTATTTCGACGAGAAAACCAACACGGAGGTTGAGGCCTTCCTCAACGCGCCGCTTGAATGGTCAAGTCGCAATGGTGGTATTTCGGAATTGCCCGAAAGACCCTGA
- the pyrC gene encoding dihydroorotase, with the protein MQELTIRRPDDWHLHLRDGDMLESVLPHTSRHFARAIVMPNLVPPVATTADARAYRQRIEKALPEGDSFTPIMTLYLTEDTQAEDVVSGFQGGTISAVKLYPAGATTNSHNGVRDIEAVYPVLERMAEAGVPLCVHGEVTDSEIDIFDREAVFIERVLHPIRQHIPGLRIIMEHITTSDGIDYVESSPEGIAGTITTHHLIINRNAILVGGIKPHYYCLPIAKRESHRLALRRAATSGKKRFFLGTDSAPHLDTDKESACGCAGVFSSINTLSCLAHVFEEEDALDRLEAFVSLNGPGFYGLPVNEETIRLVRRQQPVDYPERIETASGPVTVFDPMFPLYWDVA; encoded by the coding sequence ATGCAGGAACTCACAATCCGCCGACCCGATGACTGGCACCTTCATCTTCGCGACGGCGACATGCTTGAATCGGTGCTGCCGCATACGAGCCGGCATTTCGCACGCGCGATCGTCATGCCCAATCTGGTGCCGCCTGTCGCGACCACGGCAGATGCCAGAGCCTATCGTCAGCGCATCGAAAAGGCTCTTCCTGAGGGCGACAGTTTCACGCCCATAATGACGCTGTATCTGACGGAAGACACGCAAGCCGAAGACGTTGTCTCCGGTTTCCAAGGAGGTACGATCAGCGCGGTCAAACTCTATCCCGCCGGTGCGACCACCAACTCCCATAATGGCGTTCGCGATATCGAGGCGGTCTATCCCGTGCTGGAACGCATGGCGGAGGCCGGTGTGCCGCTTTGCGTCCACGGCGAGGTGACAGACAGCGAGATCGACATTTTCGACCGCGAGGCTGTCTTTATCGAGCGGGTACTTCATCCGATCAGGCAGCACATTCCCGGTCTGCGCATCATCATGGAGCACATCACCACCAGTGACGGGATCGACTATGTGGAAAGCAGCCCGGAAGGCATCGCCGGCACCATCACGACCCACCATCTGATCATCAACCGCAATGCCATCCTCGTCGGCGGAATAAAGCCCCACTACTATTGCCTGCCGATCGCCAAGCGGGAAAGCCATCGGCTGGCGCTGCGCCGGGCCGCGACCTCCGGAAAAAAGCGCTTTTTCCTCGGAACCGATTCCGCGCCGCATCTCGACACTGACAAGGAAAGCGCCTGCGGCTGCGCCGGTGTATTCTCGTCGATCAATACGCTGTCTTGCCTCGCACATGTTTTCGAGGAGGAGGACGCCCTCGACCGGCTCGAGGCCTTTGTGTCGCTCAACGGGCCGGGATTTTACGGGCTACCGGTCAATGAGGAGACGATCAGGTTGGTCAGACGGCAACAGCCGGTCGATTATCCCGAGCGAATCGAGACAGCATCCGGGCCAGTGACGGTCTTCGATCCGATGTTCCCGCTTTACTGGGATGTTGCCTAG